The genomic interval ATACCCGCGCGTCGGGAGTCTCAGGGAACGCAATGGCACGAGACTTCACGACCGACGACCGCGACAAGCCAGTGTACACGTCCGCCGGAGACCGCGTGGGTACCGTGACGGACGTCAACGACGACACGGCTCGCGTCCGACAGGACGACGACTCCGAGGGGCTGACGGACAAGATCAAGGACGCCCTCGGCTGGGACGACGACGAGGACGAACACGACCTGCGAAGCGACGACGTCGACCGCTACGACGACGACGGCGTCTACCTGCGCGACCGATAGTCAGGACGTGACGGTCCGACCGACCCACTATTTCTCTCACTGATGGGATACCCCGGCAGTGACGACGCTGACGATGTTCGCTAGTGACGACACTGACGAGGCCTGCTGGTGACGACGTCAACGCCTCCGGCAGAGTACGCCTCACTCCGCGTCCGCGTCGGCCGACGGTCGCCGGTGAGCGACCGCACAAGCTTTTTTACTCGCCTCCGCGAGACGAGTGACCATGCCACACACGCCCGTCGACCCGGACGGGGGAGACGACGGCGGCGGTGCCCCCGGCGCCGACTCCGAACCCGAAGCGGACGGGCAGGACGCGGACGTCGTCGAGATAAGCGACGGGCGCGAGAAGTACGTCAGCCTGCTCACGACCGACGGCGACCGCGTCGAGCGCGGCGACGTGTTCCTCCAGCACTCGACCGACGCGTTCGCCGTCTCCGACGACCCCGCGTTCCCGGCCGAGTCGACCGACCGGTACGCGAAGGCCGACCTGCTGCGCTTCGAGGTCAAACAGCACCACTCGGCGTGTTTCGTCACCACCGCGGCGGCCGGCGACGGGGAGACGCTCGACG from Halomarina salina carries:
- a CDS encoding DUF2171 domain-containing protein, whose product is MARDFTTDDRDKPVYTSAGDRVGTVTDVNDDTARVRQDDDSEGLTDKIKDALGWDDDEDEHDLRSDDVDRYDDDGVYLRDR